The nucleotide sequence GTTCCTCGACGTGGACGGCCCGCTCAACCCTTATACAGCCAAGCCGGAAAGGCGCCCCGACGGCTACACCACACTCCGAGTGCCTCTGGACGACGGGCCACATCGGGATGACAGCGGCCTCTCCCTCCGGCGGCGCCCCCTGCGCGTCTGGCTCAACCCCGAGCACGGCCCATCCCCGCTCGGACTCGGTTTCGAGCTGTGCTGGGCCACCACCTGGATGGAGATGCCAACCGGTGGATCGCAGCGGTGCTCGGCCTTCCGGAACTTCTGATCGTCGACTTCGGCATTCCACGAACCGACAACTGACCACATCGTCGGCTCTTCAGGTGGCTACGTGTCATTGTCCGAGCCCCGTCGATCCGAGCCGACGTGCACAGCGCGGTCAGGTCGACGTGTGCGGACTTTTCTGGCCCGGTGCCGTCACCGGCGCGGTCATGTCGAGGAGTGTCATGGCGTCGTGGTCGGGGGTGCCGGGGTCGGCGGTGTAGACGCCGATGCGCTGGCCGGGGGTGCCTTCGATGTGCAGGGACTGGGAGGTGAGGGTGAGCGTGCCGACCTGGGGGTGTCGGAAGGTCTTGTGGGCGGGTTTGCGGCCGGTGACCTCGTAGCGCTCCCAGAGGCCGGCGAAGTCAGGGCTCTTAAGGAGGAGTTCGCCGACGAGGTTGGTCAGGTCGGGGGCGTCGGGGGCGGTGCCGGCGATGGCTCGCAGGCGGGCGACGCACCCCGTGATCTGCCGGTCCCAGTCGGTGAACAGGTCGCGGGCCATGGGGTGCAGGAAGAGGTAGCGGGCCAGGTTGCGGTGCTTGACCGGCCAGTCGTCGAGACCCGCGTACAGGGCGAGGCCACCAGGGTTCCAGGCCAGGACGTCCATGCTGCGGCTGATGACGTAGGCCGGGTTCGGGCGCAGTGACTCGAGCAGCAGCTTGAGGTGCGGGCGTACCGTGCGGCTGGGAGCGGGCGGCGGCTCGGGAGCGTAGCGGGCGGCTCTGGCGGCGAGTTCGCGCAGGTGCTGGTGCTCCTGGTCGTCCATGCGCAGGGCGCGGGCGAGGGAGTCGAGGACGGCGGGGCTGGGGCGGGTCTCCTTGCCGCGTTCCAGGCGTACGTAGTAGTCGATGCTGATGCCGGCGAGGGTGGCCAGCTCCTCGCGGCGCAGGCCGGGGGTGCGGCGGACGCCGGTGCCGATGGTGAGGCCGACGTGTCCGGGGCTGGTCTGGGTGCGGCGGGCGCGCAGGTAGCGGCCCAGCTCGGCGCTCTCGCTGTGCGCGCTCATCGATGCCATGACACCAGTCTCGCCCGCGGGGCACCCGTCGCGCGGGCGGGAGGGGGGCCCTGGCATTACCCCCGAAGAACCCGCCCTGCCACACGGGCGTGATCCGGGGGAAGGTGAGGCAGCGAGACGGTCGGCACCTCCGGCCCGCCGCCACGGGCGCCATCCGGCTGGTCGGGCGAGAGTGAGGGTGCCGGACGAGACATCACGGACCGGAGAGGGCAATGCGTCATATCAAGCTGCGTGACCTGGAAGTTTCCCGGATCGGGCTGGGTGCGATGGGCATGTCCCACGGCTACACCGGCTCAGGCACCGACGACGCGGAGTCGATCAGGACCGTGCACCGGGCGCTGGATCTGGGCGTCACACTCATCGACACCGCCGAGATCTACGGCCCCTACACCAACGAGGATCTGCTCGGGCGGGCCCTGAAGGGACGCCGGGACCAGGTGGTGCTGGCCACCAAGTTCGGCATGGTCTCCCACGGCGGCGAGGGCGCATGGAACCTGGACTCCGGCCCGGCCAACATCCGTACGGCTGTCGAGGGCTCGTTGCGGCGGCTGGGCACCGACCACATCGACCTGTACTACCAGCACCGCGTGGACCCGAACACGCCGATCGAGGAGACCGCCGGAGCCGTCGGCGAGCTGATCGCCGAGGGCAAGGTCCGGGCCTTCGGTCTCTCGGAGGCCGGTCCGGACACGATCCGCCGCGCGCACGCCGTACAGCCGGTCAGCGCGGTGCAGTCGGAGTACTCCCTGTGGACGCGCGGCATCGAGGAGCGCGTCCTGCCCGTACTGCGGGAGCTGAACATCGGCCTCGTGCCGTTCTCCCCGCTCGGACGCGGCTTCCTCACCGGCGCCGTCCGCTCCACCGACCAGTTCGACGAAGGCGATTTCCGGCGCGACAACCCTCGGTTCACCGGTGAGAACTTCCGGCGCAACCTCGCGCTCGCCGACGAGGTCAAGGCCCTGGCCGACGAGGTAGGCGCCACGCCCGCGCAGGTCGCGCTGGCCTGGCTGCTCGCCCAGGGCGACGACATCGCCCCGATCCCCGGCACCAAGCGCGTCAGCCGGGTCGAGGAGAACACCGCCGCCGACGGCATCACCCTGACGGCCGAGCAGCTCGGCCAGCTCTCCGGCCTGCCGCCCGCCGCCGGCGACACCCACACCGAAGCCCAGGCCCGGATGCTCGAACGCTGATCACCCCCGCCCACCGCCTGGCAAGAACCCCCGTCTGGAGCAACACCTCTCATGCGTGCAGCAGTGATGTACGGAGCCGGAGACGTCCGCGTCGTGGAACGGCCCGACCCGAAGATCGTCAACCCGTCCGACGCCGTCGTCCGTGTCGTCGCCTCGTGCGTGTGCGGCAGCGACCTGTGGCCCTACCGGTCGATGCCCGCCACCGACACCGGCCGCCCGATGGGCCACGAGTTCCTCGGCGTCGTGGAGGAGACCGGCGCGGACGTGACCGGTCTGACGGCGGGCGACCTGGTCGTAGCCCCGTTCACCTACAGCGACGACACCTGCGACTACTGCGCCAAGGGCCTGCAGATCTCGTGCCGCAACGGCGGCCGCTACGGCTTCGACGGCGTCGACGGCGGCCAGGGCGAAGCCGTCCGCGTCCCGTACGCGGACGGCACCCTGGTGAAGCTGCCGGTGGGCGCCGACTCCGCGCTGCTGCCCTCTCTGCTGGCGCTGTCGGACGTGATGACCACCGGCCACCACGGTGCCGTCACCGCCGGCGTCGCCCGCGGGGACACGGTGCTGGTCGTCGGGGACGGCGCGGTCGGTCTGTGCGCGGTGATCGCCGCCGAGCGGCTGGGGGCCGAGCGGATCGTGCTCGCCGGGCGCCATGAGGCCCGTACCGGCCTGGGCCGCGAGTTCGGTGCCACCGACGTGGTCGCCGAGCGCGGCGAGGAGGGCGTCGCCCGGATCCGTGAGCTGACCGGCGGCGGTGTGGAGAAGGTCATCGAGGCCGTCGGCACCCGGCAGGCCCTCGACACCGCGCTCGGCACGGTCCTGGACGGCGGCACCATCAGCCGCCTGGGCGTGCCGCAGTACGAGCAGGGGCCGATCGGCCCGGCCGAGTTCATGCGCAACATCACCCTGACCGGCGGCGCCAGCCCTGCCCGCGCCTACATCCCGGAACTGCTGGCCGACGTCCTGGACAGCACCATCACCCCCGGCCGCGTCTTCGATGAGACCTTCGCCCTCGACCGGACCCCGGACGCCTACCGGGCCATGGCCGACCGCCAGGTCCTCAAGGCCCTCATCCGACCCTGAGCCCCCCGCTCCTCACCCACTCAGAAGAACATTCCGCCGCCGCAGGGCACACTGGTGTCGCCATGGACACGCATCCCCTTCTGCTCACCGGCTACGGGCTCGTCCTTCGTGAGTGGACGAGCGACGACCTCGTCGTCATGCGCGAGCTGTTCGACGACCCCGACGTCGCCTACCGGACCCCGCTGGAGTCGCCGTTCAGCCAGGCAGCCGCACTGCGATACCTGCACAGCGCGGGACAAGCCCGACGGAACGGGGAGCGGATCCACCTGGCCATCACGACCGACGGGCACCAGGCGCGGGGAGAGATCCTGCTCAACCGCGTGACTGGCAGCATCGGCTACGTCGTCGGTGCCGCCCACCGGGGACAAGGGCTGGCAGTGCGCGCCCTTCGAACGATGACCGAGTTCGCGCACACCACTGCCGCCCTGCCGAAGGTGATCCTCGAGATCGAACCTGACAACCGGCCCAGCATCACCGTCGCGCGCATGGCCGGCTTCCACCCGTCCAGCCACTCGGTCCCCGAGACGGTCACCGACAAGGGCCGGACCTACGACCTGCTCATCTGGGAACACAGCCTGACCGCCGACGATCGTGGGTGAGGGACCGGCGTAGGCGGAAGGCCAGGCCCAAGAGTTCGCCATTCCACGCAGGGTCCACACAGCCGCAAACCGCGTGCCTCCGGAACGTCAGTGGTGTGCGGCGACCATGTTCTCGATCTCTTCGAGGACGAGGTCGGGGCGGTCCTCGGGGACGTCGTGGGAGCTGTGCTCGGCGGTGACGAGTGTCCGGTTCGGGCCGCTGCGGACGAATGAGGCGGCTGCGTCGCGCCAGCGCTGGGCGTCCTCAGGGGATCCGTCGAAGGGGGTCTTCTCCGAGACGATCACCGTGGCCGGTACCGCGTCCGGCCAGGCGACGGTGTGGAAGGCCTTGTTCGTCGCGACGAAGCTGTCCGCGGTGGAGATGAGCTGGCGGTTGCGCGGCTTGTCCGGGTCCTTCCTCGCCGCGTCGACCTGGGGCTGGGCGAAGGCCACCAGGCGGGCGATCTCCTCGTCGGTGAAGAGCGGGGGCAGGTTGGCGTCGACGAGGACCGCACCGGAGAGCATGCTCGGGTTGTCCTTGGCGAAGTAGGTCGCGACTTCACCGGCCTGGGAGTGGGACACCAGGATCACGTTCTTGGCGATGCCGAGTTGCCGGAGTCCCGACCTGAGGTCGCTGACCGCGCTTTCGACCTTCCACGGACCGGGCACCACGTCGCTCTTGCCGAGCCCGGCCCTGTCGTAGGTGATGACCGTGGCCCCGGTGGCCGAGTGGAGCCCGGGGACCAGTTTCTTCCAGTAGGACGAGTCCTCGCCGCCACCCGAGTCCAGGACGATGGTGGAACCGTGGCCCGGCGTGACATGGAAGGCCAGACGGTGGCCGCCGTTGTCGATCATGTGCAACTTCGCTTCGTCACCATCCTTGTCGGCGGAGTCATGGCCGTCGCAGGCGGTGACGGCACCCGCTGTCAGGGCCAGCACGGCCAGGGCCGGTACTGCGCGGTGGAGAGACCAACTTCTGGGCGTGGCACGGGACATGGCTGATCCTTCGGGCTACGAGTGCGGGGGAGACTGCGATGTCCATGATTCGGCGGGCTGGACGATCACGGAATCCGGCTGGCACGCGTGCCCAGGTGCGGTTGATGCGAGTGTGTCCGGTGGGGTTAGCCCCCGTTGGCCGAGGCGGAACTTGACGCTGTGGACTGTCCGGCCGGATCAGTGGCATCGTCGGTGATCGTGACAGAGCAAGGTTTCCTGGCGTTGGCGCCGCAGTACACCACGACATCCGAGCTGCTCTCGGCATCGGCACGGCGACGGGGGATGGACGTGGAGGTGCTTCCCGCCCATGGCGGGGTGGACACCGCCATGGCCAGGCGCGGTGGCCACTACTACGGCGGCCCCGCCTTCGCGGCACGCGTCGTGGACGCCCTCGAAGTCGCGCTCCTGGAGCCGTCCGACGAGTGGCTGACCACGCTGCCCTACGAGTACACCGGACGCCGTATCACCATGGCGACCCTGGGCGAGGCGCGCGGTCTGTCCCGGCCGGCGTTCGTCAAGCCACCGAGCGCCAAGAGCTTCCCGGCCGCCGTCTACGCCGACGGCAGTTGCCTCCCGGACGGGCCGGAGCTGTCGCCGGAGGTGCCGGTGCAGATCAGCGACGTGGTGACCTGGGCGGCGGAGTTCCGCCTGTACGTCCTGGACGGCGAGGTCCGCACGGGCTCGCGGTACGCCACCTTCGGCCGTCTCGACGCGGAGCCGCTGGAGGGGTACCGGCATGAGGGCGCGGCCCTGGAATTCGCCGACAGTCTGCTGGCCGCGTGCGGTGACGGTCTGCCCAGCGCGGTGGTGGTGGACATCGGGCTCCTGGCCGCACCTGAGGGCGGCGCCGCGGAGCAGTGGGCGGTGGTCGAGGCGAACATGGCGTGGTTCAGCAACTGCTACGCCGCCGATCCCGACCGCGCCTTGGACGTCGTCCTGCGCTCGGCCGGTCCACGGACACGACTGGCGGGGCGGGACGGCCGGTTCTGCCGGAGCACCGGGGACGCTCACCGGACCGGCTGACGATCCGGCGCGGACTCGGCCGTTGCGCGCGAGGGGGGCCACTCGGGCCGGCCGGAGTGGTGGACCGGCGATGAGTAGGGTGACGGTATGTACACATGGGGGCGCAAATTCAGATTCGCAGCGGTGTCGGCGACGGTGATGCTGGCCCTCACCGGGTTCTCGAGCCGTGGTCACGGGAGCAGCGGCCATCACGGCGGCAGCGGGGGCGGTTGCAGCAACTCCAGCCAGGATCAAGACAGTTCGTCGGTGTCCGACCTCGGCGACTCGTCCAGTGTCGATCCTGACGACTTGGACCCGTACGGTGACGATCCATACGGCGATTCGTCCGACAGCGGGGCGTACGACCTCGGGGCGAGCACGGGTGGCGGCGACGGCGGTACGTACCGTTCGCGGCCCGGCACTCGTTCCCACCCCACGACGTCCTCCTCCGGTAGCGCTGCCCGGTCCATGAAGGACGGCACCGCGAAGCTCATCCACTGCGCGAGCAAGGACGACCCGTACGCCACCGTCGAGGTCGGGAACCCGAACGGGCGCGAGGGCCCGTTCAGCGTGACGGTGCGCTTCGTGGACGAGGACGGTTTGTACCTGCCCGACGCCACCGGCGAGGTGTCGGTGCCCGCCAAGGGCGAAGCGACCGTTCGGGTGCCCGTCGCCGACTCGGGGCGCGTGGACGGGATCGACCACTGCGAGGTCGACGACTGGGCGCTCGTCGACGAGTGACGGGCCCCGCGCCAAGGGAACGCGGAGGGCAACCCCCAACTCCCCATCTGTCGCTGAGGAGTTCACAGCACACGTCGGCGCATGCACGCTTCCCGGCCGCCGGACTTTCTTCCGCGACCGGTACAACCATCCGGATACGCCGTCAGTCACACCAGACAGGAGCAAGGAGCTTCAACAGCCACACAGGGGGAACAATGCGATCCAACCGTACGGCCCTCGGCATCGGCGCCCTGGCCGCCCTCGCGCTCGCCGCCACCACGGCGATGGCGGTCCCGGCCTCCGCCGCACCCAACACCACCCCGCAGAAGGTGTGCGGCAGCGGCTACCGCACCGTCAACTCCGCCGCCGTCGGCAGCCTCGGCACCGTCTACCTCACCTACAACGCCACCACCGGCAAGAACTGCGTCACCACCATCCGCAGCAACCCCGGCACCGCCACCGAGATGTCCGCCTGGCTGTACATCACCGACACCGAGCAGGGCGACGACGACTACGGCGTCTACACCTCCTACGCCGGACCCACCTACGCCTACGGCAAGGGCCACTGCGTGGACTGGGGTGGACACATCAAGAACGTGTACACCCAGGTCTCCGGCTCCAACTGCGCCTCTCTGAAGGAGAAGCGCACCACGTTCACCCGGTAGTACCTCACCACCACACCGGGTGATGACGCGCTCTGGCGGGGCCGGGACCACCCCGTCCCGCCAGAGCCTCCGCTCCCCCACCCAGGTCATCCCCTCGCCACCCACGTTTGCCGCCCCCCAACCCGGTCACCCGGTAAGCCTGAGCCCCTGCGCCCGCAGGCATGCGCAAGGGCCGCGCGGCAGACGTTGTGGAAAGGATCAGCGAGCAGGTATGACCGACACCCCTTACACCACCACAGACTCCGGCGCCCCCGTCGAGAGTGACGAGCACTCCCTGACCGTCGGTCCCGCCGGGCCGGTGCTGCTGCAGGACGCGTACCTCATCGAGCAGATGGCGCAGTTCAACCGGGAGCGGATTCCCGAGCGGCAGCCGCATGCCAAGGGCAGCGGGGCGTTTGGGCGGTTCGAGGTGACCGGCGACGTCAGCGGCTACACCAAGGCCGCCGTGTTCCAGCCCGGCACCCGTACCGATCTCGTCGCCCGCTTCTCCACCGTCGCCGGGGAGCGTGGCAGCCCGGACACCTGGCGTGACCCTCGCGGCTTCGCGGTGAAGTTCTACACCAGCGAGGGCAACTACGACATGGTCGGCAACAACACGCCCGTGTTCTTCGTGAAGGATCCGATGAAGTTCCAGCACTTCATCCGGTCCCAGAAGCGGCGCGCCGACAACAACCTGCGTGACCATGACATGCAGTGGGACTTCTGGACCCTCTCCCCCGAGTCCGCCCACCAGGTCACCTGGCTCATGGGCGACCGCGGCGTCCCCCGCACCTGGCGCCACATGAACGGCTACAGCTCCCACACCTACATGTGGGTCAACGAGGCCGGCGAGAGGTTCTGGGTCAAGTACCACTTCAAGACGGACCAGGGCATCGAGTTCTTCACCCAGAACGAGGCCGACCAGATGGCCGCGGTCGACACGGACTACCACACCCGCGACCTCTTCGAGCACATCCGCGACGGCGAGCACCCGAGCTGGACCATGTACGTGCAGATCATGCCGTACGAGGACGCCGCCGGGTACCGCTTCAACCCGTTCGACCTCACCAAGGTGTGGCCGCACAGCGACTACCCGCTCATCGAGGTCGGCCGGATGACGCTCGACCGCAACCCCACCGACAACCACGCCGAGATCGAGCAGCTCGCCTTCCAGCCGAACAACCTCGTGCCCGGCGTGGGCCCCAGCCCCGACCGCATGCTGCTGGCCCGGCTGTTCTCGTACGCCGACGCCCACCGCCACCGCATCGGCGCCAACTACGCGCAGCTCCCGGTCAACGCCCCCGTCGCGGACGTCCACACGTACTCCAAGGACGGCGCGATGGCGTACCGCAAGACCACCGACCCGGTCTACGCCCCCAACTCCAAGGGCGGCCCCGCAGCCGACACCGCCCGCTTCGGCAGCCCGCCGAGCTGGGAGGCCGACGGCGCGATCACGCGGAGCGCCTACGTCCAGCACGCCGAGGACGACGACTGGGGGCAGGCGGGCACCATGGTGCGCGAGGTCCTGGACGACGACGCCCGCGACCGCCTCGTCGACAATGTCGTCGGCCACCTGCTGAACGGCGTCACCGAGCCCGTCCTGGAACGCGCCTTCCAGTACTGGACCAACATCGATCCGAAGATCGGCCAGCGCATCGCCGAGGGTGTGCGCGCCAAGGCCGACGATAAAGACCCCAAGGCGGGTGAGCAGGGCAATCCCGCTCGTCGCAGCATGCAGGGCAAAGCCTGACCACGTCCCGTCGGCGCCCCTCCCCCGTCCGTGCGGGGAGGGGCGCCGGGCCGTGTCAGTCCGGCGAGGGTGGGTACTGCGGAGTCCATGAGTGTCACATCTCTGATCGACACAGCCCTCGACCGTTCCGTCGTCCTCGGCTACGGGTGGCCCGGACTCGTGGTGCGGCGCGCCCTGCCGGGCTGGCCTGACGGGCCCGAGCGCATGGACGGCAAGGTCGTCCTGGTCACCGGTGCCGGTTCCGGCGTCGGTCTCGCCGCCGCCATCGGCTTCGCCCGGCTGGGGGCCTCGGTCC is from Streptomyces seoulensis and encodes:
- a CDS encoding ATP-grasp domain-containing protein, translated to MVTEQGFLALAPQYTTTSELLSASARRRGMDVEVLPAHGGVDTAMARRGGHYYGGPAFAARVVDALEVALLEPSDEWLTTLPYEYTGRRITMATLGEARGLSRPAFVKPPSAKSFPAAVYADGSCLPDGPELSPEVPVQISDVVTWAAEFRLYVLDGEVRTGSRYATFGRLDAEPLEGYRHEGAALEFADSLLAACGDGLPSAVVVDIGLLAAPEGGAAEQWAVVEANMAWFSNCYAADPDRALDVVLRSAGPRTRLAGRDGRFCRSTGDAHRTG
- a CDS encoding helix-turn-helix transcriptional regulator, whose translation is MASMSAHSESAELGRYLRARRTQTSPGHVGLTIGTGVRRTPGLRREELATLAGISIDYYVRLERGKETRPSPAVLDSLARALRMDDQEHQHLRELAARAARYAPEPPPAPSRTVRPHLKLLLESLRPNPAYVISRSMDVLAWNPGGLALYAGLDDWPVKHRNLARYLFLHPMARDLFTDWDRQITGCVARLRAIAGTAPDAPDLTNLVGELLLKSPDFAGLWERYEVTGRKPAHKTFRHPQVGTLTLTSQSLHIEGTPGQRIGVYTADPGTPDHDAMTLLDMTAPVTAPGQKSPHTST
- a CDS encoding GNAT family N-acetyltransferase, producing the protein MDTHPLLLTGYGLVLREWTSDDLVVMRELFDDPDVAYRTPLESPFSQAAALRYLHSAGQARRNGERIHLAITTDGHQARGEILLNRVTGSIGYVVGAAHRGQGLAVRALRTMTEFAHTTAALPKVILEIEPDNRPSITVARMAGFHPSSHSVPETVTDKGRTYDLLIWEHSLTADDRG
- a CDS encoding spore-associated protein, with the translated sequence MRSNRTALGIGALAALALAATTAMAVPASAAPNTTPQKVCGSGYRTVNSAAVGSLGTVYLTYNATTGKNCVTTIRSNPGTATEMSAWLYITDTEQGDDDYGVYTSYAGPTYAYGKGHCVDWGGHIKNVYTQVSGSNCASLKEKRTTFTR
- a CDS encoding aldo/keto reductase encodes the protein MRHIKLRDLEVSRIGLGAMGMSHGYTGSGTDDAESIRTVHRALDLGVTLIDTAEIYGPYTNEDLLGRALKGRRDQVVLATKFGMVSHGGEGAWNLDSGPANIRTAVEGSLRRLGTDHIDLYYQHRVDPNTPIEETAGAVGELIAEGKVRAFGLSEAGPDTIRRAHAVQPVSAVQSEYSLWTRGIEERVLPVLRELNIGLVPFSPLGRGFLTGAVRSTDQFDEGDFRRDNPRFTGENFRRNLALADEVKALADEVGATPAQVALAWLLAQGDDIAPIPGTKRVSRVEENTAADGITLTAEQLGQLSGLPPAAGDTHTEAQARMLER
- a CDS encoding catalase, coding for MTDTPYTTTDSGAPVESDEHSLTVGPAGPVLLQDAYLIEQMAQFNRERIPERQPHAKGSGAFGRFEVTGDVSGYTKAAVFQPGTRTDLVARFSTVAGERGSPDTWRDPRGFAVKFYTSEGNYDMVGNNTPVFFVKDPMKFQHFIRSQKRRADNNLRDHDMQWDFWTLSPESAHQVTWLMGDRGVPRTWRHMNGYSSHTYMWVNEAGERFWVKYHFKTDQGIEFFTQNEADQMAAVDTDYHTRDLFEHIRDGEHPSWTMYVQIMPYEDAAGYRFNPFDLTKVWPHSDYPLIEVGRMTLDRNPTDNHAEIEQLAFQPNNLVPGVGPSPDRMLLARLFSYADAHRHRIGANYAQLPVNAPVADVHTYSKDGAMAYRKTTDPVYAPNSKGGPAADTARFGSPPSWEADGAITRSAYVQHAEDDDWGQAGTMVREVLDDDARDRLVDNVVGHLLNGVTEPVLERAFQYWTNIDPKIGQRIAEGVRAKADDKDPKAGEQGNPARRSMQGKA
- a CDS encoding alpha/beta fold hydrolase; translation: MSRATPRSWSLHRAVPALAVLALTAGAVTACDGHDSADKDGDEAKLHMIDNGGHRLAFHVTPGHGSTIVLDSGGGEDSSYWKKLVPGLHSATGATVITYDRAGLGKSDVVPGPWKVESAVSDLRSGLRQLGIAKNVILVSHSQAGEVATYFAKDNPSMLSGAVLVDANLPPLFTDEEIARLVAFAQPQVDAARKDPDKPRNRQLISTADSFVATNKAFHTVAWPDAVPATVIVSEKTPFDGSPEDAQRWRDAAASFVRSGPNRTLVTAEHSSHDVPEDRPDLVLEEIENMVAAHH
- a CDS encoding zinc-binding dehydrogenase translates to MRAAVMYGAGDVRVVERPDPKIVNPSDAVVRVVASCVCGSDLWPYRSMPATDTGRPMGHEFLGVVEETGADVTGLTAGDLVVAPFTYSDDTCDYCAKGLQISCRNGGRYGFDGVDGGQGEAVRVPYADGTLVKLPVGADSALLPSLLALSDVMTTGHHGAVTAGVARGDTVLVVGDGAVGLCAVIAAERLGAERIVLAGRHEARTGLGREFGATDVVAERGEEGVARIRELTGGGVEKVIEAVGTRQALDTALGTVLDGGTISRLGVPQYEQGPIGPAEFMRNITLTGGASPARAYIPELLADVLDSTITPGRVFDETFALDRTPDAYRAMADRQVLKALIRP